One genomic segment of Hordeum vulgare subsp. vulgare chromosome 2H, MorexV3_pseudomolecules_assembly, whole genome shotgun sequence includes these proteins:
- the LOC123429341 gene encoding uncharacterized protein LOC123429341 → MEQDAYTAYGAHIQGSQPYLPTRGIRMPEENRWAETSEGAQSYNSGQEINDPSWGDEHTQRGVQKEILTETHDTQCTLPGMINDFFGQDVIGPSYINSESQPFTYNLESSSQYGFQTPPPMHESQTQEHEGQYGRGLREHRPPDRLSPSGRRARPAGRRRIG, encoded by the exons ATGGAGCAGGATGCATATACAGCATATGGCGCACACATTCAAGGATCTCAGCCATATCTGCCCACGCGAGGGATTAGGATGCCCGAGGAGAATCGTTGGGCTGAGACAAGCGAGGGAGCACAAAGCTACAACAGCGGTCAG GAAATTAATGATCCATCATGGGGAGATGAACATACCCAGCGTGGCGTACAGAAAGAAATACTCACAGAAACCCATGATACTCAATGCACGCTCCCAGGAATGATAAATGATTTTTTCGGGCAGGACGTTATTGGTCCATCTTACATCAATTCTGAGTCACAACCATTCACCTACAATTTAgaatcatcatctcaatatggattTCAGACTCCACCACCTATGCATGAGTCGCAGACACAGGAACACGAGGGACAGTACGGTCGTGGTCTTCGTGAACACAGACCCCCTGATCGATTGTCACCCTCCGGTCGTCGGGCAAGGCCAGCTGGTCGTCGTCGCATAGGGTGA
- the LOC123429342 gene encoding putative glycine-rich cell wall structural protein 1, giving the protein MAGTRVFAMAFVVLLGIGLAKAGRVSRLSDAQGSGGGGGGGIVDGSGSGSGSGTASSRVVPNDGHATAGATHAVAGAGGSGGGASQYRGSGSGAGYGSSAASSESSGGAFVGFPGYSSADGTGGGGGGGQAGNYDGSSGHGEGRGTGSGSSSAMSTYYGKEDANASVKGSGGGKGGGENGGSGSGGGSGSGNAEANP; this is encoded by the coding sequence ATGGCAGGCACCAGAGTTTTTGCTATGGCTTTTGTTGTTCTATTGGGCATTGGATTAGCCAAGGCTGGGCGGGTGTCGAGACTCTCTGATGCTCAAGGGAGTGGAGGGGGCGGAGGTGGTGGAATTGTGGACGGTAGTGGCTCCGGATCCGGGAGCGGCACTGCATCGAGCCGGGTCGTTCCAAATGATGGCCATGCGACTGCCGGAGCTACCCATGCGGTTGCCGGAGCCGGTGGCAGCGGTGGTGGCGCAAGCCAGTACCGTGGATCCGGAAGTGGAGCCGGGTATGGCTCCAGTGCCGCTTCTAGCGAGTCAAGTGGAGGAGCATTCGTTGGTTTTCCTGGATACTCTAGCGCTGATGGTACcgggggcggtggtggcggaggacaAGCCGGAAATTACGATGGATCTAGTGGTCATGGAGAGGGCAGGGGCACCGGCTCCGGTTCTAGCTCCGCCATGTCTACCTATTATGGAAAAGAGGATGCAAATGCAAGTGTTAAGGGTAGTGGAGGTGGCAAAGGAGGCGGGGAAAATGGTGGCAGCGGCAGTGGTGGCGGGAGCGGATCCGGAAATGCCGAAGCAAACCCTTAA
- the LOC123429343 gene encoding glycine-rich cell wall structural protein 2-like translates to MAGTKLAALGFFVILSTGLARAARVARYSSAAETSMGGEGGGGGYVSGGGSGSGNGVGSAESGGGGVRASIVGGGEGGGSSQYGGSGYGEGSGSGMSSGAYNKQSHYGSGGYSSTAANGGGGGGGQAGDRDGSSGHGASSGIGSGSGKAQGVFRGPSYVNAKSDGNGGGKGNAQNGGSGGGQGGGSGSSDAHP, encoded by the coding sequence ATGGCAGGCACCAAACTCGCAGCTCTTGGGTTTTTTGTTATTTTGAGCACTGGATTAGCCCGTGCTGCAAGAGTGGCCAGATACTCTAGTGCAGCAGAGACCAgcatgggaggggagggaggaggcgGTGGGTATGTGAGTGGCGGCGGCTCAGGGTCAGGGAACGGTGTTGGGTCCGCCGAGAGTGGAGGTGGGGGAGTCCGTGCAAGCATAGTTGGCGGTGGAGAAGGAGGCGGCAGCAGCCAATATGGTGGTTCGGGATACGGTGAAGGATCTGGCTCCGGCATGAGCTCCGGTGCGTATAATAAACAGTCTCATTATGGTTCTGGTGGATATTCTAGCACGGCCGCAAAtggcggtggtggcggtgggggaCAAGCCGGAGATCGCGATGGATCAAGCGGTCATGGTGCCAGCAGTGGCATTGGCTCTGGCTCTGGTAAGGCGCAAGGAGTTTTTAGAGGACCTAGTTATGTAAATGCTAAATCCGATGGAAATGGTGGCGGCAAAGGCAACGCTCAAAATGGCGGGAGCGGTGGTGGTCAAGGTGGTGGATCTGGGAGTAGTGACGCACACCCTTAA